A genomic region of Aspergillus oryzae RIB40 DNA, chromosome 1 contains the following coding sequences:
- a CDS encoding uncharacterized protein (predicted protein): MQAELSRSQFAQETLGLFPPLLVLAALTNCITEQSTAALSSLSESYTGLDTLLSSSRNLVGSLLRSQKSDTWYLETAFYILIGTIAWLLFRRILYGPMWWLVWLPIRLAAKLVFTILGAVGLSSKAVQPSPSAISSQSLAQEVPVPTLHTEANVQTADGQASWDVPPVAEAKEDRMIDHIGNMVEDNEVGYRDEPTEVNEQQEEENEETNIDDISPEEKQRQAELPRNTKKRMYEATEVLENRKDEL, encoded by the coding sequence ATGCAGGCAGAATTATCTAGAAGTCAATTCGCACAAGAGACACTAGGTCTGTTCCCTCCCCTGCTTGTACTTGCGGCTTTGACTAATTGTATAACAGAGCAATCGACCGCTGCGCTTTCATCACTCTCGGAATCTTATACAGGGCTCGATACTCTTTTATCATCGTCACGCAACCTTGTTGGTTCGCTGCTTCGCTCGCAAAAGTCCGACACCTGGTATCTTGAAACTGCGTTTTACATTCTAATTGGCACCATTGCATGGCTTCTGTTTCGCCGGATATTATACGGACCCATGTGGTGGCTTGTATGGTTGCCCATTAGATTAGCAGCGAAGCTCGTATTCACCATATTGGGCGCGGTTGGCCTATCCAGCAAAGCCGTTCAGCCTTCTCCGTCTGCTATTTCTAGCCAAAGCCTAGCCCAGGAGGTGCCGGTTCCAACTCTTCATACCGAGGCAAATGTTCAGACTGCCGACGGCCAAGCTAGCTGGGACGTACCTCCAGTTGCGGAGGCAAAAGAAGACCGCATGATTGATCATATTGGCAACATGGTAGAGGACAATGAAGTGGGATACAGAGACGAGCCAACAGAAGTAaatgaacaacaagaagaggagaatgaggaaaCTAACATCGATGACATTTCaccagaagagaaacagaggCAAGCGGAACTACCTCGAAatacgaagaagaggatgtaTGAGGCTACAGAAGTACTAGAAAACAGGAAAGATGAGCTATAG
- a CDS encoding uncharacterized protein (predicted protein), producing MPARIPPRLVIPTYLKPPNDYNIALHATLNMSSISALQARLKELSTSLAQIHPLVSRLRNFTTAVGQGDEARLELGAEIHSLLKEAEIQLEVLRVDVEALETATEGRRKGVDNEKELERERVVALAGRLAEDLKK from the coding sequence ATGCCCGCCAGAATACCGCCACGACTGGTCATACCAACCTATCTGAAACCGCCGAATGATTACAACATCGCTCTGCACGCTACCTTGAATATGTCTTCTATATCCGCCCTTCAAGCTCGTCTAAAAGAGCTCTCGACTTCTTTAGCACAGATTCACCCTCTCGTGTCGCGATTGCGGAACTTTACGACTGCCGTCGGGCAAGGCGATGAAGCTCGGTTGGAATTGGGAGCGGAGATCCATAGTCTGCTGAAAGAGGCAGAGATACAATTGGAGGTCTTGAGGGTTGATGTCGAAGCATTAGAAACTGCCACGGAAGGCAGACGAAAAGGAGTGGACAATGAGAAGGAGTTAGAACGGGAACGGGTTGTTGCGTTGGCAGGGAGACTAGCGGAAGACTTGAAAAAGTGA
- a CDS encoding mitochondrial 54S ribosomal mL53 protein (predicted protein), with translation MFASPSNTKHSSASRSLEKVETSNCSSSPIQQDRVQFFKMTIPVQTITTLRTSFNPFSKSSRPCRILLSILRNPNTAPASSPTHIDIKVNQLPRVSTQQPEVTVGFKGGKELKIEVGKRQLKIGDVIEEIARVGRAIEREESLKG, from the exons ATGTTTGCATCTCCGTCAAACACCAAACATTCCTCCGCTTCCCGGTCCCTGGAGAAAGTCGAG ACCTCCAATTGCTCAAGCTCTCCGATCCAACAAGATCGGGTCCAATTCTTCAAGATGACTATTCCTGTCCAGACGATCACCACTCTCCGCACAAGCTTCAACCCGTTCTCTAAGTCCTCCCGCCCCTGCAGGATTCTACTTTCTATCCTCCGCAATCCCAATACCGCCCCGGCATCCAGTCCTACAcacatcgatatcaaggTTAACCAACTCCCGCGTGTCTCCACACAACAGCCCGAGGTAACAGTGGGCTTCAAAGGAGGGAAGGAACTTAAGATCGAGGTCGGAAAGCGCCAGCTGAAGATCGGCGATGTCATCGAGGAAATTGCGCGCGTGGGACGGGCTATCGAACGAGAGGAGAGCTTGAAGGGTTAA